From a region of the Nonlabens dokdonensis DSW-6 genome:
- a CDS encoding flotillin family protein, producing the protein MDGTLGIIVTGVGIFLFLVIVYFAIIAMFYKKVHQGQALVRTGFGGTKVATDKGLYVVPVFHRVETMDISVKKIQIERMGVEGLICKDNMRADIKVAFFVRVNNEVEYIKKVAQTIGVQRASRIETLEDLFEAKFSEALKTVGKKFQFIDLYEARREFRDEIVDIIGTDLNGYTLEDCAIDFLEQTSVSHLKADNILDAEGIKKITDLTAAQNIKANLIKRDEEKTIRKQDVESREAILELDKQLAEKEEQQKREISNIKSREEAETLKVAEEERLKSETARIATEEKVKVAEENMQRQIIVAEKNKQRTDAVETERVEKDRMLELTERERVVTLAQIEKEKVVEVEKKNIQDVIRDRVILEKGVVEEQENMKDIEAFKTADRVKQVAITNAEARAQDDLIRITIAAEASKKAAVQKAEEINIEALAHKEASEKQADARKILAEATAKEEATVGLSEAQVMHAKAEASERQGIVDALIIQKKAEAEASGITAKAAAKRQDGLAEAEVIKEKALADAAGIEEKAEAMKKLDGVGKEHEEFKLRLDKELQVDLAQINIQKDIADAQAQVIGDALKAAKIDIVGGETMFFEQIIGQITKAKGYDRLVNHSETVSEVKDAILGSDDVKGNLLDKVKDFADKYNISSEDIKNLTIANLLSNLQNKSDDGDEQNMLSNLLNMAKGMGLSGKKLGDI; encoded by the coding sequence ATGGACGGAACATTAGGAATCATTGTAACAGGAGTAGGTATTTTTCTATTCCTTGTAATTGTATACTTCGCGATCATTGCGATGTTTTACAAAAAAGTACATCAAGGTCAGGCGCTCGTGCGTACTGGTTTTGGAGGTACAAAAGTCGCAACAGATAAAGGACTTTACGTCGTGCCGGTTTTCCACCGTGTAGAGACTATGGATATTTCGGTTAAGAAAATCCAGATCGAGCGTATGGGCGTTGAAGGGTTGATCTGTAAAGACAACATGCGAGCCGATATTAAAGTGGCGTTTTTCGTGCGTGTCAACAACGAGGTAGAATATATCAAGAAAGTGGCTCAAACTATAGGTGTGCAACGTGCTTCTCGTATTGAGACATTAGAAGATCTTTTTGAAGCCAAGTTTTCTGAAGCACTCAAGACCGTAGGTAAAAAATTCCAATTTATTGATCTCTATGAAGCACGTCGTGAGTTCCGTGATGAGATTGTAGACATTATCGGTACTGATTTAAATGGATATACTTTAGAAGATTGTGCCATTGACTTTTTAGAGCAAACCAGCGTTTCTCACTTAAAAGCAGATAATATTCTGGATGCTGAAGGTATTAAGAAGATTACTGACCTTACAGCAGCACAAAACATCAAGGCTAACCTCATCAAGCGCGATGAAGAGAAAACCATCCGCAAGCAAGATGTTGAGTCTCGTGAAGCGATCCTAGAACTTGATAAGCAACTAGCCGAAAAAGAAGAGCAACAAAAACGTGAGATTTCAAACATCAAATCTCGTGAAGAAGCCGAAACGCTTAAAGTGGCTGAAGAAGAACGACTCAAGTCAGAAACAGCTCGCATCGCTACCGAAGAAAAAGTAAAAGTAGCCGAAGAAAACATGCAGCGTCAAATCATCGTTGCAGAAAAGAATAAGCAACGCACTGACGCTGTGGAAACAGAACGTGTGGAAAAAGACCGCATGTTAGAATTGACCGAAAGAGAACGAGTGGTAACTCTAGCTCAAATCGAGAAAGAGAAAGTAGTAGAGGTCGAGAAAAAGAATATTCAAGACGTGATCCGTGATCGCGTGATTCTTGAAAAAGGTGTGGTTGAAGAGCAAGAAAACATGAAAGATATTGAGGCTTTCAAAACTGCAGATCGTGTAAAACAAGTAGCGATTACAAATGCAGAAGCTCGTGCTCAAGATGACTTGATACGCATTACCATAGCGGCTGAGGCTTCTAAAAAAGCTGCGGTTCAAAAGGCTGAAGAAATCAATATTGAAGCGCTAGCACATAAAGAAGCTAGTGAAAAGCAAGCTGATGCACGTAAAATTCTTGCCGAAGCAACTGCTAAGGAAGAAGCAACTGTAGGACTTTCTGAAGCACAAGTAATGCACGCTAAGGCTGAGGCCAGCGAGCGCCAGGGAATTGTTGATGCACTCATCATCCAGAAAAAGGCTGAGGCTGAGGCTAGCGGAATCACCGCAAAAGCTGCAGCAAAACGTCAAGATGGACTTGCTGAAGCAGAGGTAATCAAAGAAAAAGCCCTTGCAGATGCTGCTGGAATTGAAGAGAAAGCTGAAGCGATGAAGAAACTAGATGGTGTAGGTAAAGAACATGAAGAGTTCAAACTACGTCTAGATAAGGAACTTCAAGTAGACCTAGCGCAAATCAACATCCAGAAGGACATTGCTGATGCGCAAGCACAAGTGATAGGAGATGCATTGAAAGCGGCTAAGATTGATATCGTAGGTGGAGAGACCATGTTCTTTGAACAAATCATCGGTCAGATCACTAAGGCCAAAGGTTATGACAGACTCGTGAATCATTCTGAAACTGTATCTGAAGTAAAAGATGCCATTCTAGGAAGTGATGACGTAAAAGGTAATTTATTGGATAAAGTAAAGGACTTTGCAGACAAGTATAACATCAGCTCTGAGGACATCAAGAACCTGACGATTGCAAACTTGTTAAGCAATCTACAGAACAAGTCTGACGACGGTGATGAGCAAAATATGCTCAGTAACTTGTTGAACATGGCAAAAGGTATGGGGCTTTCTGGTAAGAAGCTAGGAGATATATAG
- a CDS encoding SPFH domain-containing protein, with protein sequence MDGFIPMIITLLGMLLLLITVYFLIIALFFKKAPQGFALIRTGIGGTKISTTAIYVVPVFHQLEMMDMTIKQVRIELLDDENLICQDDIRVDIKACFHVQVGFKLEHIKSVAGRIGATNASDPNKVQELFEANFTHSLKTVAKIFKFEELLNHRDKFRIELIKHIGVDLYGFLLADIAIDYIEKSKPNNL encoded by the coding sequence ATGGACGGATTTATACCCATGATTATTACATTATTAGGAATGCTTCTTTTACTGATAACGGTGTATTTCTTAATCATAGCATTGTTCTTTAAAAAAGCTCCTCAAGGTTTTGCCCTGATACGCACTGGAATAGGTGGTACAAAAATTTCAACAACAGCAATATATGTAGTCCCTGTTTTTCATCAACTAGAAATGATGGATATGACCATAAAACAAGTTCGCATAGAACTTTTGGACGACGAAAACCTTATTTGTCAAGACGACATTAGAGTAGACATAAAAGCATGTTTTCATGTTCAAGTAGGTTTTAAACTTGAGCATATAAAATCTGTAGCAGGAAGAATAGGCGCTACAAATGCATCTGACCCTAACAAGGTTCAAGAGCTTTTTGAGGCTAACTTTACACATTCCTTAAAAACAGTTGCAAAGATTTTTAAATTTGAAGAATTGCTTAATCATCGCGATAAATTCAGAATAGAATTAATTAAACACATAGGTGTTGATTTATACGGTTTCCTACTCGCAGATATTGCAATAGATTATATTGAAAAATCAAAACCAAATAACTTATAA
- a CDS encoding OB-fold-containig protein, with protein MENYFNILFSEVNITLTVLLIILILYWLATMITGIDFDLDVDVDIDVDIDADVDLDTGIEGGNMDFQDVANAEVDREHVVNKRTRKLKWWQVFLIYFNFVGLPFMFTFTFWIFLWWMISVLTTSITGSYDNTFGFVIVLAAFVPALILTKVITTPFKSFFKNLNKDGDKAVDFLGREALLLSSISGDKLGNAEVMADGNVMSIYVKSLDGSELRFRESVLIIKRSDDKNYFLVSKA; from the coding sequence TTGGAAAACTATTTTAACATATTATTCTCTGAAGTAAACATCACACTTACCGTGTTGTTAATCATTCTTATACTCTACTGGCTTGCCACGATGATTACAGGAATAGATTTTGACCTAGACGTGGATGTAGACATAGACGTAGATATCGATGCAGATGTTGATCTGGACACTGGTATTGAAGGAGGAAATATGGATTTCCAGGACGTTGCAAATGCTGAAGTTGATCGTGAGCACGTAGTGAACAAACGCACTCGTAAACTCAAGTGGTGGCAAGTCTTTTTGATCTATTTCAACTTTGTAGGCCTGCCATTCATGTTCACTTTTACGTTTTGGATTTTCCTGTGGTGGATGATTTCAGTGCTCACAACCTCAATCACTGGTAGTTATGACAACACATTCGGTTTTGTCATTGTTCTAGCAGCATTCGTACCAGCCTTGATCCTAACTAAAGTGATTACCACGCCATTCAAATCATTTTTCAAAAATTTGAATAAAGATGGAGACAAAGCAGTAGACTTTTTAGGTCGTGAAGCCTTACTTTTATCTTCCATTTCTGGGGATAAATTAGGAAATGCAGAGGTCATGGCAGATGGTAATGTAATGAGTATTTATGTAAAATCATTAGATGGATCAGAGTTACGCTTTCGCGAAAGCGTGCTCATCATCAAGCGATCCGATGATAAGAACTATTTTTTAGTGAGTAAAGCGTAA
- a CDS encoding zinc ribbon domain-containing protein, whose translation MSNINFKCVKCGHHDYETGEMRATGGTLSKIFDIQNKKFSYVACTRCKYTEFYKASTGALSNIFDFFTS comes from the coding sequence ATGAGCAACATAAATTTTAAATGTGTCAAATGCGGTCATCACGATTATGAAACCGGAGAAATGCGTGCTACTGGCGGCACGCTTTCCAAAATATTTGACATTCAAAACAAGAAATTCTCTTACGTAGCCTGCACACGATGCAAATACACAGAGTTTTATAAAGCCAGCACAGGAGCATTGAGTAATATCTTTGACTTCTTTACGAGCTAA
- a CDS encoding PspA/IM30 family protein, which translates to MNIFKRIFKIGEAQANKAVDNLEDPITMTEQGIRDMKADLNKSVEAMAQVKALAIRSKNERDEHVAKAKDYESKAMLILKKAHSGDMEVEAADRLTKEALAKKEEAQQHANRASADTEKFDKNVAQLKETIETIKGNITNWENELKTLKARVKVSDATKNVNKQMAELDSTGTVSMLERMKEKVAQDEALAEAYGDLAKTTKSVDDEIDAAADMSESKLDDDLAKLKEQLGIKKDEA; encoded by the coding sequence ATGAATATATTTAAAAGAATTTTCAAAATAGGAGAAGCACAAGCTAACAAAGCAGTAGATAATCTAGAAGATCCTATCACCATGACCGAGCAAGGAATACGCGATATGAAAGCAGACCTCAACAAAAGCGTAGAAGCTATGGCACAAGTAAAAGCTCTAGCTATACGTTCTAAAAATGAACGTGATGAGCACGTGGCAAAAGCTAAAGACTATGAGTCTAAAGCCATGTTGATCCTTAAAAAAGCACACTCTGGTGACATGGAAGTAGAAGCAGCAGATCGCCTTACCAAAGAAGCTCTTGCCAAAAAAGAAGAAGCACAACAACACGCTAATCGTGCGAGTGCTGACACGGAGAAGTTTGATAAAAACGTCGCACAGTTAAAGGAAACCATTGAAACCATCAAAGGAAATATTACCAACTGGGAAAACGAACTCAAAACACTGAAGGCTCGCGTAAAAGTGAGTGATGCTACTAAAAATGTCAACAAACAAATGGCAGAATTAGACAGTACAGGAACGGTGAGCATGCTCGAGCGTATGAAAGAAAAAGTCGCTCAAGACGAAGCTCTTGCTGAGGCTTATGGAGATCTAGCTAAGACAACCAAGTCGGTAGACGATGAAATTGATGCCGCAGCAGACATGTCTGAGTCTAAACTTGACGATGACCTAGCAAAGCTCAAAGAGCAATTAGGAATCAAAAAAGATGAGGCGTAG
- a CDS encoding type III secretion system chaperone family protein, producing MNNYFSTIKEYLLELNYDIIRDNPKDGILVIEKESDGIKNMILGIAPPILIMEQYIFKIKNKNEEVFKSLLQKNRDIIHGAFVLDESGTKVIFRDTLQIENLDLNELEGTLNSLSLLMSEYSDHIIKFSKY from the coding sequence ATGAACAACTACTTCAGTACCATTAAAGAATACCTGTTAGAACTTAATTATGATATCATTAGAGACAATCCAAAAGATGGAATTCTAGTGATTGAAAAAGAAAGTGATGGTATTAAAAATATGATTTTAGGAATTGCGCCTCCTATTTTAATCATGGAGCAGTATATTTTTAAGATCAAGAACAAAAATGAAGAGGTTTTTAAAAGCTTGCTTCAAAAAAACAGAGATATCATACACGGTGCATTTGTACTTGATGAAAGTGGTACTAAAGTTATCTTTAGAGACACACTTCAAATAGAAAACCTAGACCTTAATGAGTTAGAAGGTACTCTTAACTCTTTGAGTTTATTAATGAGTGAGTACTCAGACCATATTATCAAATTTTCAAAATACTAG
- a CDS encoding helix-turn-helix domain-containing protein, translating to MSFFGKNIKKIRGIKSLSQQAFADLFGLKRGTLGAYEEGRSEPKIETIIKIANYFSITIDDILTSELTVNQLLKFNDALTLTPEELEREHFAQVPCITEKTAEDYLEYYDNDAFIADLPQLTLPINTEKDFIAYTVSNLELTKHDKGFYPKDVVIGEKVPKNVVSKLNNGTIVLAVTDEQLILRKLYVTSKGLVLRADHKNIEDITIDKKSLKQLWRVRYVFFRRIPEFSDSMEDKLALLELQMREIREGI from the coding sequence ATGTCGTTTTTTGGAAAAAATATTAAAAAGATACGAGGTATAAAGAGCTTAAGTCAGCAGGCATTTGCAGACCTATTTGGCTTAAAAAGAGGTACTTTAGGAGCTTATGAAGAAGGTAGGAGCGAGCCGAAAATAGAAACGATCATCAAGATTGCTAATTATTTTAGCATAACTATAGATGATATTTTAACCAGCGAGCTTACCGTAAACCAGCTATTAAAGTTTAATGATGCGCTTACGTTAACGCCAGAAGAGTTAGAAAGAGAGCATTTTGCTCAAGTGCCTTGCATCACCGAAAAAACTGCTGAGGATTATCTAGAATATTACGATAATGATGCTTTTATAGCCGACTTGCCGCAACTGACTCTACCTATAAATACTGAAAAAGACTTTATTGCATACACGGTTTCTAATCTGGAGCTGACGAAACATGATAAAGGTTTTTACCCTAAAGATGTAGTGATAGGAGAAAAGGTGCCTAAAAATGTGGTGTCAAAACTAAATAACGGTACTATAGTTCTTGCGGTAACCGATGAACAACTGATATTAAGAAAGCTGTATGTGACATCTAAAGGGCTGGTGTTGCGTGCAGATCATAAAAATATTGAGGATATCACTATCGATAAAAAGTCATTGAAGCAACTGTGGCGTGTGAGATATGTGTTTTTTAGACGTATTCCAGAGTTTTCAGACAGTATGGAAGATAAACTTGCTTTGCTAGAGTTGCAAATGAGGGAAATTAGGGAAGGGATTTGA
- a CDS encoding HNH endonuclease, which produces MNVDLKGYLKQIKSLKRGFNKGLGKAPHKPILLLSIIRMIEQNKLLSNRIEITSDLILIFKEYFKTLVFTGHVDNFSLPFFHMKSEPFYRLIPNGGMSHRLGKEKSIKSINKLSELIAFAEIDKTLFQLLQRPEERSLIYNVIFEEYFTQFSNDTYIYTDVSETKIQDEILKESKVTYLSKLERLRSSIDNDSYEEEVFLRGGVFKKTVPRIYEYTCCVTGFKISTHYNIQMVDACHIIPFSVCQDDTIQNGISLSPNIHRTFDRGLITINNDYLVRVSPTIDASSTTKSIIELDGKPIKLPSNKNHYPSLEAIEWHRKEVFLF; this is translated from the coding sequence ATGAACGTAGATTTAAAAGGATATTTAAAGCAAATAAAATCTCTAAAACGAGGCTTTAATAAGGGTTTAGGTAAAGCGCCACATAAGCCTATTCTTTTACTATCTATAATTAGAATGATAGAACAGAATAAACTTTTAAGTAACAGAATTGAAATCACAAGCGATTTAATTCTGATTTTTAAGGAATACTTTAAAACTTTAGTTTTTACAGGTCATGTCGATAATTTTTCACTTCCTTTTTTTCATATGAAAAGCGAGCCTTTTTATCGTTTAATCCCTAACGGAGGCATGAGTCATAGATTAGGCAAAGAAAAAAGTATAAAGAGTATTAATAAACTTTCAGAGCTAATTGCTTTCGCAGAGATAGATAAAACTCTTTTCCAGCTTTTACAGCGACCTGAGGAAAGATCTTTAATTTACAATGTTATTTTTGAAGAGTATTTCACACAATTCAGTAATGATACTTATATCTACACAGATGTATCTGAAACTAAAATACAAGATGAAATTCTGAAAGAGTCAAAAGTTACATACCTTTCTAAATTGGAAAGATTAAGATCTAGCATCGATAACGATTCTTATGAGGAAGAGGTTTTTCTTAGAGGTGGAGTTTTTAAGAAAACCGTTCCAAGGATTTATGAATATACATGCTGTGTAACAGGCTTTAAAATTTCTACTCATTATAATATTCAAATGGTCGATGCGTGCCATATTATACCATTTAGTGTTTGTCAGGATGATACCATACAAAATGGAATTTCATTAAGCCCTAATATTCATAGGACTTTTGATAGAGGCTTGATAACTATTAACAATGATTATTTAGTACGAGTATCTCCTACTATTGATGCTAGTTCTACAACTAAAAGTATAATTGAACTCGATGGAAAACCTATCAAATTGCCCTCAAATAAAAATCATTACCCTTCTTTAGAAGCAATAGAATGGCATAGGAAAGAAGTTTTTTTGTTTTAG
- the mce gene encoding methylmalonyl-CoA epimerase encodes MFGKIEHLGIAVKNLEQANEVYTKLLGRQPYKSEAVESEAVETSFFMTGENKIELLAATSDDSAIAKYVAKRGEGIHHVAFAVEDIKAELVRLEKEGFQILNKEPKRGADNKWVAFVHPKGTNGVLVELCQEIEE; translated from the coding sequence ATGTTTGGTAAAATTGAACATTTAGGAATTGCAGTTAAAAACCTGGAACAAGCAAACGAGGTTTACACCAAATTATTGGGTCGTCAACCCTATAAAAGTGAGGCGGTAGAAAGTGAAGCGGTAGAAACGAGTTTTTTCATGACAGGAGAAAATAAAATAGAATTACTTGCTGCTACCAGCGATGACAGCGCCATTGCAAAGTATGTAGCAAAACGAGGCGAAGGAATTCACCATGTAGCTTTTGCAGTAGAGGATATTAAAGCAGAACTTGTTAGACTGGAAAAAGAAGGTTTTCAAATCCTGAATAAAGAACCCAAACGCGGTGCCGATAATAAATGGGTAGCCTTTGTACATCCTAAAGGAACAAATGGCGTATTAGTAGAATTATGTCAAGAAATTGAAGAATAA
- the rbfA gene encoding 30S ribosome-binding factor RbfA gives MEESNRQKKIAGVLQEDLSAVIQDVMRKNAVSNLIVSVTKVTVTPDLGYAKVYLSVFPADKAATVVQEIVEMGHEIRYEVASRVRHQFRRMPELQFFNDDSLEYMDQIDQELKGKNNPIENPDILPRRKKS, from the coding sequence ATGGAAGAAAGTAATAGACAGAAAAAAATCGCTGGTGTCTTACAAGAAGATCTATCAGCTGTCATTCAGGATGTAATGAGAAAGAATGCCGTAAGCAACCTTATCGTATCGGTTACTAAGGTGACTGTTACTCCGGATTTAGGTTACGCAAAAGTGTACCTGTCTGTTTTCCCGGCAGATAAGGCAGCTACTGTTGTTCAAGAGATTGTTGAGATGGGACACGAGATACGTTATGAAGTAGCTTCACGAGTACGTCACCAGTTCCGTCGCATGCCTGAGCTCCAATTTTTCAACGATGATTCTTTAGAGTACATGGATCAAATCGATCAAGAATTAAAAGGGAAAAATAACCCTATTGAAAATCCAGATATTCTCCCACGACGCAAAAAGTCTTAG
- a CDS encoding ABC transporter permease translates to MNFSFYIARRYLVSKNGKNAINIINILSFIITVVGTAALFIVLSGFSGLKDFSTEFSNYFDPDLKVLPVNGKTVEIPLSRKRELENISGIALVCAVIEEKAFLNYEEKNDIAFIKGVPEGYVNMISTDSILYYGSWLSKSDAQVVAGYSLAARLSLTVNDYGNYMQIMVPKPGANAINKLNLNSSFSRLDAIPVGTFSVNEALDSKYIFTRLSAARKLLNLSDSTASAVEVKLKDGASQKEVRAAIHEVFDEPVKIKDKFQMNDALYKMLNSENLVVYLIFTLVLIIALFNVVGSIIMMILDKKKNMKTLLDLGAPVESLRKIFFIQGSLMTLSGGVIGLVIGVVFVALQVQYDLIYIAPGIPYPFAMELVNVFISLATIAVLGVIASYIGSRRINDRLLSQAKL, encoded by the coding sequence GTGAATTTTTCTTTTTACATAGCGCGACGTTACCTCGTTTCTAAAAACGGAAAAAACGCCATTAATATCATAAATATCCTCAGTTTTATCATTACAGTGGTAGGAACTGCAGCGCTTTTTATTGTTCTTTCTGGCTTTTCAGGATTGAAAGATTTTAGCACCGAGTTTTCCAACTATTTTGATCCAGATCTTAAAGTATTACCTGTAAACGGTAAGACAGTAGAGATACCGCTTTCGCGAAAGCGAGAGCTAGAAAATATATCTGGAATAGCGTTAGTTTGTGCTGTAATAGAAGAAAAGGCCTTCCTGAATTATGAGGAAAAAAATGACATCGCTTTTATCAAAGGTGTTCCAGAAGGTTATGTGAATATGATAAGTACAGATTCCATTCTTTACTATGGTAGCTGGCTTTCTAAAAGTGATGCGCAAGTTGTTGCGGGCTATTCTCTAGCAGCACGATTATCACTTACAGTTAATGATTACGGGAATTATATGCAAATAATGGTTCCTAAACCAGGAGCTAATGCGATTAATAAACTCAATCTCAACAGTTCGTTTTCAAGATTAGACGCTATTCCTGTAGGTACTTTTAGCGTTAATGAAGCGCTAGATAGCAAGTATATTTTTACGAGATTAAGTGCTGCTCGCAAGCTGCTTAATTTGAGCGACTCGACGGCAAGTGCAGTAGAGGTAAAGCTTAAAGATGGAGCAAGCCAGAAAGAAGTAAGAGCCGCAATTCATGAGGTGTTTGATGAGCCTGTGAAAATCAAAGATAAATTCCAGATGAATGATGCGTTGTATAAAATGCTTAATTCAGAAAATCTGGTGGTGTATTTGATTTTTACTTTAGTATTGATCATTGCATTATTTAATGTGGTAGGATCGATCATTATGATGATTCTAGACAAAAAGAAAAACATGAAAACCCTCTTGGATCTAGGCGCTCCAGTAGAATCTTTGCGCAAAATATTCTTTATTCAAGGAAGCTTGATGACTCTTTCTGGTGGTGTCATAGGTCTTGTTATAGGCGTAGTATTTGTTGCTTTACAAGTGCAGTACGATTTAATTTATATCGCACCAGGAATTCCATACCCTTTTGCAATGGAACTAGTAAACGTATTTATTTCTCTAGCTACGATCGCCGTTTTGGGAGTTATAGCAAGTTATATAGGTTCTCGTAGAATTAACGACAGGTTGCTTTCTCAAGCAAAACTATGA